A genome region from Maridesulfovibrio salexigens DSM 2638 includes the following:
- a CDS encoding transglycosylase SLT domain-containing protein — MYLALFSFFYYIYSVKYEIPLPNTIRVAAVDIERVFPKLSPWGPGFERELVDEFTEYAGTDLDIKAYPTHEKAFEALIKGKADILLATGYNPDLSSTTTPLIKGPVYEKSPAAMLHHILRFELRTPFELCDQEVFVPAHSGLVETFNELSTQLDCSPTMIKGSNSTHLEPLLKLNENKNIRFHLVESGAFKPIRPFIHKLRITDYFGDDQEYRWYLRDDVHGLGQTAEDYWNLITTNGTLEDLQEKYFGFIPEETDFYDLYSLRKDIREKLPRYHQYILKAARKYKIDPLLLTAVMYQESRFDPLARSKTGVRGLMQLTNDTAQLLGLTSRLDPQQAINGGARYLRFLWDKLDSRDVDGWDRWLFTLAAYNQGLGHVYDAIEIAKYTSRHPGTWRSLKQVFPLLTRPKYHSKTKYGYTRGYEAVDYVDSVRYYYYIMNGLAVLPGLEANYLIPLTTAR; from the coding sequence GTGTACTTGGCGCTATTCTCCTTTTTTTACTACATTTATTCAGTAAAATATGAGATTCCCCTGCCCAACACAATCCGCGTTGCCGCAGTGGACATAGAACGCGTTTTTCCAAAACTTTCTCCGTGGGGTCCGGGATTCGAACGTGAACTGGTGGATGAATTCACTGAGTACGCAGGTACAGACCTTGATATCAAAGCCTATCCGACTCACGAAAAAGCCTTTGAAGCGCTGATCAAGGGTAAAGCAGACATTCTGCTGGCGACCGGATACAATCCGGACTTAAGCTCCACAACTACCCCGCTTATCAAAGGTCCGGTATATGAAAAAAGCCCTGCGGCAATGCTGCACCACATTCTCAGGTTTGAACTTCGCACACCTTTTGAGCTTTGCGATCAGGAAGTCTTTGTGCCTGCCCACTCAGGACTGGTTGAGACTTTCAACGAACTCAGCACACAATTAGACTGTTCGCCGACCATGATCAAAGGAAGCAACTCAACACATCTTGAGCCGCTGCTGAAATTGAACGAAAATAAAAACATCCGTTTTCATCTCGTAGAATCCGGTGCTTTCAAGCCTATCAGACCGTTCATCCATAAACTCAGAATCACGGACTATTTCGGTGATGACCAGGAATACAGATGGTATCTGCGCGATGACGTTCATGGTCTCGGACAAACAGCAGAAGACTACTGGAACCTGATTACCACTAACGGCACCCTTGAGGACTTACAGGAAAAATATTTTGGATTTATACCGGAAGAAACCGATTTTTATGATCTATACTCCCTTCGCAAAGATATCCGTGAAAAACTGCCCCGCTATCACCAATATATCCTTAAAGCCGCCAGAAAGTACAAAATAGACCCGTTGCTGCTTACAGCTGTAATGTATCAGGAATCACGATTTGATCCGCTTGCACGCAGCAAGACAGGAGTTCGCGGTCTGATGCAGCTGACAAACGACACAGCCCAACTTTTAGGATTAACGAGCAGGCTGGACCCGCAGCAGGCAATTAACGGCGGTGCGCGCTATCTAAGATTTCTTTGGGACAAACTGGACAGCCGCGATGTCGACGGCTGGGACCGCTGGTTGTTCACCCTTGCGGCATACAACCAAGGCTTGGGGCATGTTTATGATGCCATTGAAATCGCCAAATACACCAGCAGACACCCAGGCACATGGCGCTCACTCAAACAGGTATTTCCCTTGCTGACCAGACCGAAGTACCATTCAAAAACAAAATACGGCTACACACGCGGGTATGAAGCCGTAGATTATGTCGATAGCGTCCGCTACTACTATTATATTATGAACGGACTAGCTGTCCTTCCGGGGCTGGAGGCGAATTACCTTATTCCCCTTACTACTGCCCGCTGA